From Salvia splendens isolate huo1 chromosome 3, SspV2, whole genome shotgun sequence, a single genomic window includes:
- the LOC121793489 gene encoding gibberellin 2-beta-dioxygenase 6-like — protein MNFSSYPPFFRPNHNGQLHSVEQNSLEFDSESSPQSARLPVIDFVALDCAHLSEVCREWGMFRLTNHGVPAELLSQLHDHANELFSRVFESKEGIIPTAPMLYFWGNPALTMSANAHHKPSPSDNHHNWLEGLNVSLTNISHSHYQDPLLESFRCLLEEYGRHQTRLAKAIFSSMAEDFGFSLPKSISYLSPATGIIRVYRYLRCPAADRRWGIQDHTDSSVLSIIHQDQVGGLQVLKNNQWLDVAPIHDTLIVNVGDMMQAMSDDKYISVRHRVKVNRVKERVSIGYFVFPAEDGVIETSNYKPFTYADFKARNELDLKIHGAKIGLPRFRKEQSV, from the exons atgaatttctctTCCTACCCTCCCTTCTTCCGCCCAAACCACAACGGCCAATTACACTCGGTCGAGCAGAACTCTCTGGAATTCGATTCGGAATCAAGTCCTCAATCCGCGAGGCTTCCAGTAATCGATTTCGTGGCCCTCGACTGCGCACACCTGAGCGAGGTGTGCCGCGAGTGGGGCATGTTCAGGCTGACCAACCACGGCGTGCCCGCGGAGCTGCTGAGCCAGCTCCACGATCACGCCAACGAGCTATTCTCGCGCGTCTTTGAATCGAAAGAGGGGATTATTCCCACCGCTCCTATGCTCTACTTTTGGGGCAACCCTGCTCTCACCATGTCTGCAAATGCTCACCACAAACCCTCTCCTTCTGACAACCACCACAACTGGCTTGAAGGTCTCAATGTTTCCCTCACCAATATTTCTCATTCCCATTACCAAGATCCACTCCTTGAATCTTTCAG GTGTTTACTAGAGGAATATGGGAGGCATCAAACAAGGCTGGCAAAGGCCATATTCAGCTCCATGGCTGAAGACTTCGGTTTCTCACTACCCAAATCAATATCGTACCTATCTCCGGCCACCGGAATCATACGCGTGTACCGATACCTGCGCTGCCCGGCTGCGGACCGGAGATGGGGCATCCAAGACCACACAGACAGCTCTGTGCTCTCCATAATTCACCAGGATCAAGTCGGGGGGCTTCAAGTTTTGAAGAACAATCAGTGGCTGGATGTGGCCCCCATCCATGACACACTCATTGTCAATGTTGGGGACATGATGCAG GCGATGAGTGATGACAAATACATAAGCGTGAGGCACAGAGTGAAAGTGAACAGGGTGAAGGAGAGGGTGTCGATAGGGTATTTCGTGTTCCCGGCTGAGGATGGGGTGATAGAGACCTCCAACTACAAGCCTTTCACTTATGCAGACTTCAAAGCTAGGAATGAACTTGACCTCAAGATTCATGGTGCCAAGATTGGGCTTCCTAGATTCAGGAAGGAGCAATCTGTTTGA